From a single Parambassis ranga chromosome 2, fParRan2.1, whole genome shotgun sequence genomic region:
- the LOC114430105 gene encoding mitochondrial inner membrane protease ATP23 homolog isoform X1: MRTFPNYTMDQTKQEEECGYDLFPERNQGEYKKSVFTKTFFTFQHKCQAMLHFAMETSPYAKLLLGAMKNSGCKVFKERHFSCEDCSGTVSGGFDAASSQIVLCQNNIHQQSHMNRVVTHELIHSFDHCRAHVDWFNNLRHLACSEIRAANLSGDCSFINEVSRLNFGLKEHHQECVRGRALRSILAVRKISREEAEKIVDEVFDSCFNDHAPFGRIPHSKEDAKFAYRDYMNKDRYYANL; this comes from the exons ATGCGAACATTTCCAAATTATACGATGGACCAGACTAAACAAGAAGAGGAATGTGGGTACGACTTATTTCCTGAGAGAAACCAGGGAGAGTACAAGAAAAGTGTATTCACgaaaacatttttcactttCCAGCATAAGTGTCAGGCCATGTTACACTTCGCAATGGAAACCA GTCCGTATGCCAAACTCCTCCTCGGTGCCATGAAGAATTCAGGATG CAAAGTTTTTAAAGAGCGGCATTTCTCGTGTGAAGACTGCAGTGGAACGGTCAGCGGTGGCTTCGATGCAGCTTCTTCTCAG ATTGTTTTGTGTCAGAACAACATCCACCAACAGTCCCACATGAATCGAGTGGTCACACACGAGCTCATCCACTCTTTTGACCACTGCCGggcacatgtggactggttcaACAACCTCAGACACCTGGCTTGTTCTGAG aTCCGGGCGGCTAACCTCAGTGGAGACTGCTCCTTTATCAATGAAGTATCCAGATTAAACTTTGGTTTAAAGGAGCATCACCAG GAGTGCGTCAGAGGCCGAGCCTTGCGCTCCATCCTGGCAGTGCGCAAAATCAGCcgagaggaggcagagaaaatAGTCGACGAGGTCTTTGACTCGTGTTTCAATGACCATGCACCTTTCGGACGTATCCCTCACAGCAAGGAGGATGCCAAGTTCGCCTACAGAGATTACATGAACAAAGATCGATATTATGCAAACCTTTAG
- the LOC114430105 gene encoding mitochondrial inner membrane protease ATP23 homolog isoform X2, whose protein sequence is MRTFPNYTMDQTKQEEECGGLCALGPYAKLLLGAMKNSGCKVFKERHFSCEDCSGTVSGGFDAASSQIVLCQNNIHQQSHMNRVVTHELIHSFDHCRAHVDWFNNLRHLACSEIRAANLSGDCSFINEVSRLNFGLKEHHQECVRGRALRSILAVRKISREEAEKIVDEVFDSCFNDHAPFGRIPHSKEDAKFAYRDYMNKDRYYANL, encoded by the exons ATGCGAACATTTCCAAATTATACGATGGACCAGACTAAACAAGAAGAGGAATGTGG TGGTCTCTGTGCTTTAGGTCCGTATGCCAAACTCCTCCTCGGTGCCATGAAGAATTCAGGATG CAAAGTTTTTAAAGAGCGGCATTTCTCGTGTGAAGACTGCAGTGGAACGGTCAGCGGTGGCTTCGATGCAGCTTCTTCTCAG ATTGTTTTGTGTCAGAACAACATCCACCAACAGTCCCACATGAATCGAGTGGTCACACACGAGCTCATCCACTCTTTTGACCACTGCCGggcacatgtggactggttcaACAACCTCAGACACCTGGCTTGTTCTGAG aTCCGGGCGGCTAACCTCAGTGGAGACTGCTCCTTTATCAATGAAGTATCCAGATTAAACTTTGGTTTAAAGGAGCATCACCAG GAGTGCGTCAGAGGCCGAGCCTTGCGCTCCATCCTGGCAGTGCGCAAAATCAGCcgagaggaggcagagaaaatAGTCGACGAGGTCTTTGACTCGTGTTTCAATGACCATGCACCTTTCGGACGTATCCCTCACAGCAAGGAGGATGCCAAGTTCGCCTACAGAGATTACATGAACAAAGATCGATATTATGCAAACCTTTAG
- the LOC114430105 gene encoding mitochondrial inner membrane protease ATP23 homolog isoform X3, with the protein MWHKCQAMLHFAMETSPYAKLLLGAMKNSGCKVFKERHFSCEDCSGTVSGGFDAASSQIVLCQNNIHQQSHMNRVVTHELIHSFDHCRAHVDWFNNLRHLACSEIRAANLSGDCSFINEVSRLNFGLKEHHQECVRGRALRSILAVRKISREEAEKIVDEVFDSCFNDHAPFGRIPHSKEDAKFAYRDYMNKDRYYANL; encoded by the exons ATGTGG CATAAGTGTCAGGCCATGTTACACTTCGCAATGGAAACCA GTCCGTATGCCAAACTCCTCCTCGGTGCCATGAAGAATTCAGGATG CAAAGTTTTTAAAGAGCGGCATTTCTCGTGTGAAGACTGCAGTGGAACGGTCAGCGGTGGCTTCGATGCAGCTTCTTCTCAG ATTGTTTTGTGTCAGAACAACATCCACCAACAGTCCCACATGAATCGAGTGGTCACACACGAGCTCATCCACTCTTTTGACCACTGCCGggcacatgtggactggttcaACAACCTCAGACACCTGGCTTGTTCTGAG aTCCGGGCGGCTAACCTCAGTGGAGACTGCTCCTTTATCAATGAAGTATCCAGATTAAACTTTGGTTTAAAGGAGCATCACCAG GAGTGCGTCAGAGGCCGAGCCTTGCGCTCCATCCTGGCAGTGCGCAAAATCAGCcgagaggaggcagagaaaatAGTCGACGAGGTCTTTGACTCGTGTTTCAATGACCATGCACCTTTCGGACGTATCCCTCACAGCAAGGAGGATGCCAAGTTCGCCTACAGAGATTACATGAACAAAGATCGATATTATGCAAACCTTTAG
- the LOC114430105 gene encoding mitochondrial inner membrane protease ATP23 homolog isoform X4 — protein sequence MLHFAMETSPYAKLLLGAMKNSGCKVFKERHFSCEDCSGTVSGGFDAASSQIVLCQNNIHQQSHMNRVVTHELIHSFDHCRAHVDWFNNLRHLACSEIRAANLSGDCSFINEVSRLNFGLKEHHQECVRGRALRSILAVRKISREEAEKIVDEVFDSCFNDHAPFGRIPHSKEDAKFAYRDYMNKDRYYANL from the exons ATGTTACACTTCGCAATGGAAACCA GTCCGTATGCCAAACTCCTCCTCGGTGCCATGAAGAATTCAGGATG CAAAGTTTTTAAAGAGCGGCATTTCTCGTGTGAAGACTGCAGTGGAACGGTCAGCGGTGGCTTCGATGCAGCTTCTTCTCAG ATTGTTTTGTGTCAGAACAACATCCACCAACAGTCCCACATGAATCGAGTGGTCACACACGAGCTCATCCACTCTTTTGACCACTGCCGggcacatgtggactggttcaACAACCTCAGACACCTGGCTTGTTCTGAG aTCCGGGCGGCTAACCTCAGTGGAGACTGCTCCTTTATCAATGAAGTATCCAGATTAAACTTTGGTTTAAAGGAGCATCACCAG GAGTGCGTCAGAGGCCGAGCCTTGCGCTCCATCCTGGCAGTGCGCAAAATCAGCcgagaggaggcagagaaaatAGTCGACGAGGTCTTTGACTCGTGTTTCAATGACCATGCACCTTTCGGACGTATCCCTCACAGCAAGGAGGATGCCAAGTTCGCCTACAGAGATTACATGAACAAAGATCGATATTATGCAAACCTTTAG
- the LOC114430105 gene encoding mitochondrial inner membrane protease ATP23 homolog isoform X5 encodes MKNSGCKVFKERHFSCEDCSGTVSGGFDAASSQIVLCQNNIHQQSHMNRVVTHELIHSFDHCRAHVDWFNNLRHLACSEIRAANLSGDCSFINEVSRLNFGLKEHHQECVRGRALRSILAVRKISREEAEKIVDEVFDSCFNDHAPFGRIPHSKEDAKFAYRDYMNKDRYYANL; translated from the exons ATGAAGAATTCAGGATG CAAAGTTTTTAAAGAGCGGCATTTCTCGTGTGAAGACTGCAGTGGAACGGTCAGCGGTGGCTTCGATGCAGCTTCTTCTCAG ATTGTTTTGTGTCAGAACAACATCCACCAACAGTCCCACATGAATCGAGTGGTCACACACGAGCTCATCCACTCTTTTGACCACTGCCGggcacatgtggactggttcaACAACCTCAGACACCTGGCTTGTTCTGAG aTCCGGGCGGCTAACCTCAGTGGAGACTGCTCCTTTATCAATGAAGTATCCAGATTAAACTTTGGTTTAAAGGAGCATCACCAG GAGTGCGTCAGAGGCCGAGCCTTGCGCTCCATCCTGGCAGTGCGCAAAATCAGCcgagaggaggcagagaaaatAGTCGACGAGGTCTTTGACTCGTGTTTCAATGACCATGCACCTTTCGGACGTATCCCTCACAGCAAGGAGGATGCCAAGTTCGCCTACAGAGATTACATGAACAAAGATCGATATTATGCAAACCTTTAG